A DNA window from Rhodococcus sp. Z13 contains the following coding sequences:
- a CDS encoding TetR/AcrR family transcriptional regulator produces the protein MDVVTDDSRTDAAEARRTRLDPQQRRAQLIDLGLELLAERPLEQISVDEVAERAGVSRGLLFHYFASKHDFHVELVRHVSRELVEYTAPDEDLEPLGMLRGTLVAYVDFVTRRRDMYLSILSGATSGDPDMRAVFEDTRTAMVDRTVAHLPIIGIEPTPAVRLAVRGWIAFVEDTTIAWLRDPDLSRDEFIDLAVAALPGVALAAHSLAGNGTAFSDPLREDTPAASS, from the coding sequence ATGGATGTCGTGACCGACGACAGCCGTACCGACGCCGCCGAAGCCCGACGCACCCGCCTCGACCCACAGCAGCGTCGGGCACAGCTGATCGACCTGGGTCTCGAACTGCTCGCCGAACGCCCCCTCGAGCAGATCTCCGTCGACGAGGTCGCCGAGCGCGCCGGCGTCTCCCGCGGGCTGCTGTTCCACTACTTCGCTTCCAAACACGACTTCCACGTCGAACTCGTGCGTCACGTCAGCAGGGAACTGGTGGAGTACACCGCCCCCGATGAGGACCTCGAACCGCTCGGGATGCTGCGCGGCACCCTCGTCGCCTACGTCGACTTCGTGACCCGGCGACGCGACATGTACCTGTCGATCCTCAGCGGCGCCACCAGCGGTGACCCCGACATGCGCGCGGTCTTCGAGGACACCCGCACCGCGATGGTCGACCGGACCGTCGCACACCTGCCGATCATCGGCATCGAACCGACCCCCGCGGTGCGGCTCGCGGTCCGCGGCTGGATCGCCTTCGTGGAGGACACCACCATCGCCTGGCTGCGCGACCCCGACCTGAGCCGCGACGAGTTCATCGACCTGGCCGTCGCCGCGTTGCCCGGCGTGGCGCTCGCGGCGCACTCGCTCGCCGGAAACGGCACGGCGTTCAGCGATCCCCTCCGGGAAGATACTCCTGCAGCTTCGTCCTGA
- a CDS encoding thiamine pyrophosphate-requiring protein, whose protein sequence is MTETTVADFLLRRLREWGVEHVFGYPGDGINGILAAWTRTGNEPAFVQSRHEEMSAFEAVGYAKFTGRVGVCVATSGPGAIHLLNGLYDAKLDHVPVVAIVGQTDRSAMGGSYQQEVDLHSLYKDVASAYVETVTVPEQLPNVLDRAMRTAIAYRTPTAVIIHGDVQELEYAPPGHEFKMVPSSLGFTRPRIAPDNDAIRRAADVLNEGSRVAMLVGSGARGARAQLEQVAELLGAGAAKALLGKDVLSDELPWVTGSIGLLGTRPTHEMMTDCDTLLIVGSSMPYSQFLPEYDRARCVQIDVDANRIGMRYPTEVALVADAAAALDALIPRLRRKEGRSWREGIERNVERWWRTMQQQAEVEVDAVNPLRMFAELSARLPENAIVTADSGSAANWYARQLRFRGDVRGSLSGTLATMGPAVPYGIGAKFGHPDRPVIAFAGDGAMQMNGLAELITVQRYREQWEDQRLIVAIIHNNDLNQVTWEMRAMGGAPKFAESQTLPDVDYAAFARSLGLGAETVRTTEELGPAWERALAADHPTVLDVYTDPDMPPIPPHATWEQFTDVAKAVLAGDENRWGFVKKGVRTKLQEYLPGGDR, encoded by the coding sequence ATGACCGAGACCACCGTCGCCGATTTCCTGCTGCGCCGTCTCCGGGAATGGGGGGTCGAGCACGTCTTCGGCTATCCGGGCGACGGCATCAACGGCATCCTCGCGGCCTGGACCCGCACCGGAAACGAACCGGCCTTCGTCCAGTCCCGTCACGAGGAGATGAGTGCCTTCGAGGCAGTGGGTTACGCGAAGTTCACCGGCCGGGTGGGAGTGTGCGTGGCGACCTCCGGTCCCGGGGCGATCCACCTGCTCAACGGCCTGTACGACGCGAAGCTCGACCACGTGCCGGTGGTGGCGATCGTCGGGCAGACCGACCGCTCCGCGATGGGTGGCTCCTACCAGCAGGAGGTGGACCTCCACAGCCTCTACAAGGACGTGGCCTCGGCGTACGTGGAGACCGTCACCGTGCCCGAGCAGCTACCGAACGTGCTGGACCGGGCGATGCGCACCGCCATCGCGTACCGCACCCCGACCGCCGTGATCATCCACGGCGACGTGCAGGAACTCGAATACGCTCCCCCGGGTCACGAGTTCAAGATGGTGCCGTCCAGCCTGGGATTCACGCGTCCCCGCATCGCTCCGGACAACGACGCGATCCGGCGGGCGGCGGACGTCCTCAACGAGGGGAGCAGGGTCGCGATGCTCGTCGGCAGCGGCGCCCGGGGCGCCCGGGCGCAGCTCGAACAGGTCGCCGAGCTGCTCGGGGCGGGCGCCGCCAAGGCACTGCTGGGCAAGGACGTGCTGTCGGACGAGCTGCCCTGGGTCACCGGCTCGATCGGGTTGCTGGGCACGCGGCCGACCCACGAGATGATGACCGACTGCGACACGCTGCTCATCGTCGGCTCGTCCATGCCCTACAGTCAGTTCCTGCCGGAATACGACCGGGCCCGCTGCGTACAGATCGACGTCGATGCGAACCGGATCGGAATGCGCTATCCCACCGAGGTCGCGCTCGTCGCCGATGCGGCCGCGGCACTCGACGCGCTGATCCCCCGGTTGCGGCGCAAGGAGGGCCGCTCCTGGCGCGAGGGCATCGAGCGGAACGTCGAGCGCTGGTGGCGGACCATGCAGCAGCAGGCGGAGGTCGAGGTCGACGCCGTCAATCCGCTGCGGATGTTCGCCGAGCTGTCGGCGCGACTACCGGAGAACGCGATCGTCACCGCCGATTCCGGGTCGGCGGCGAACTGGTATGCGCGTCAGCTGCGGTTCCGCGGTGACGTGCGCGGCTCGCTGTCGGGCACACTCGCGACGATGGGCCCGGCCGTGCCGTACGGGATCGGCGCGAAGTTCGGGCATCCCGACCGGCCGGTGATCGCGTTCGCGGGCGACGGTGCGATGCAGATGAACGGTCTGGCCGAGCTCATCACCGTCCAGCGGTACCGGGAGCAGTGGGAGGACCAGCGGCTGATCGTCGCGATCATCCACAACAACGATCTCAACCAGGTGACCTGGGAGATGCGTGCGATGGGCGGTGCACCGAAATTCGCGGAGTCCCAGACGCTTCCGGACGTCGACTATGCCGCCTTCGCACGGAGTCTCGGATTGGGGGCCGAAACCGTCAGGACCACCGAGGAACTCGGACCGGCCTGGGAGCGCGCACTGGCCGCGGATCACCCGACGGTGCTGGACGTGTACACCGATCCCGATATGCCGCCGATCCCGCCGCACGCCACCTGGGAGCAGTTCACCGATGTCGCGAAGGCGGTCCTCGCCGGCGACGAGAACCGTTGGGGGTTCGTGAAGAAGGGCGTCAGGACGAAGCTGCAGGAGTATCTTCCCGGAGGGGATCGCTGA
- a CDS encoding flavin-containing monooxygenase: MSLPVTDTVADAEIRQVDTLIIGSGFAGLGAAVKLSRAGKEFLVLERASEVGGTWRDNTYPGAACDVPSNLYSYSFALNPGWTRSFSPQPEIQAYIRSVADRYDVRKHTVFGCDVQSARWNTGTHRWDVSTTRGQFSAKVVVSAVGALCEPSLPDIEGITDFEGEIFHSARWNHDADLAGKRVAVIGTGASAIQIVPAIAGTVGRLDVYQRTAPWILPRFDREYTGPEKFAFRHVPGFQRLSRALQYTARETQVVGLAKAPVFMKPLELAARFQIRRQIRDKELRRKVTPDYAIGCKRMLISNNYYPALDRPNVDLVTDGIARITPHGIVTKDGTEREVDAIVVATGFHVTDSPTFAGIFGKDGRSLAEVFDETGMQGYKGSAVAGFPNMFFLVGPNTGLGHTSMVYMIESQLEYVVDAIRTIDRNRIGTVEVREDVQDEYNRQLQHALRSSVWNNGGCASWYLDKHGNNTTLWPGFTFEFRRQTRKFDLEAYRSVAEADLPAPVDVPVQERPSREAAVR; encoded by the coding sequence ATGAGTCTTCCGGTTACAGATACCGTCGCCGACGCGGAGATCCGTCAGGTCGACACGCTCATCATCGGCAGCGGATTCGCCGGACTCGGTGCGGCCGTCAAGCTGTCCCGGGCGGGCAAGGAATTCCTCGTCCTCGAACGCGCCTCCGAGGTCGGTGGCACCTGGCGCGACAACACCTATCCGGGCGCCGCGTGCGACGTGCCGTCCAATCTCTACTCCTATTCGTTCGCCCTCAACCCGGGCTGGACCCGGTCCTTCTCCCCCCAGCCCGAGATCCAGGCGTACATCCGGTCGGTCGCCGACAGGTACGACGTACGCAAGCACACCGTCTTCGGGTGCGACGTGCAGTCCGCCCGGTGGAACACCGGCACCCATCGCTGGGACGTGTCCACCACCCGCGGGCAGTTCAGCGCCAAGGTGGTCGTCTCCGCCGTCGGAGCGCTGTGCGAGCCGTCGCTGCCCGACATCGAGGGCATCACCGACTTCGAGGGTGAGATCTTCCACTCGGCCCGCTGGAACCACGACGCCGACCTGGCCGGCAAGCGCGTCGCCGTCATCGGCACCGGCGCCTCGGCCATCCAGATCGTGCCCGCCATCGCCGGCACCGTCGGACGTCTCGACGTCTACCAGCGCACGGCTCCCTGGATCCTCCCCCGCTTCGACCGCGAGTACACCGGCCCCGAGAAGTTCGCCTTCCGGCACGTGCCCGGCTTCCAGCGCCTCTCGCGTGCCCTGCAGTACACCGCCCGCGAGACGCAGGTCGTGGGCCTGGCCAAGGCCCCGGTGTTCATGAAGCCGCTCGAACTCGCAGCGCGGTTCCAGATCCGCCGCCAGATCCGCGACAAGGAACTGCGACGGAAGGTGACGCCGGACTACGCCATCGGCTGCAAGCGCATGCTGATCTCGAACAACTACTATCCAGCGCTCGACCGACCGAACGTCGACCTGGTCACCGACGGCATCGCACGCATCACCCCGCACGGCATCGTCACGAAGGACGGCACCGAACGCGAGGTCGACGCCATCGTCGTCGCCACCGGATTCCACGTCACCGACTCGCCCACCTTCGCCGGGATCTTCGGTAAGGACGGCCGTTCGCTGGCCGAGGTCTTCGACGAGACCGGCATGCAGGGTTACAAGGGCAGCGCCGTCGCCGGCTTCCCCAACATGTTCTTCCTCGTCGGCCCGAACACCGGCCTGGGCCACACCTCGATGGTGTACATGATCGAGTCGCAGCTCGAGTACGTCGTCGACGCGATCCGCACGATCGACCGCAACCGTATCGGCACGGTCGAGGTCCGCGAGGACGTGCAGGACGAGTACAACCGGCAGCTGCAGCACGCGCTGCGGTCGAGCGTGTGGAACAACGGCGGGTGCGCGAGCTGGTATCTCGACAAGCACGGCAACAACACCAC